Proteins found in one Polyodon spathula isolate WHYD16114869_AA chromosome 42, ASM1765450v1, whole genome shotgun sequence genomic segment:
- the LOC121305329 gene encoding leukotriene B4 receptor 1-like gives MNFSSSTTPFLSLHPPPPSSSPGLSQILSTVCLTLAFILGFPGNLFVMWTVLCRVDRRSVTCLLVLNLATADALVLLSTPFFIRSATRGQGWEFGLAFCKLVHYLCSVNMYASTFLITAMSLDRFLAVSRPFLSQQLRTKRALLKTLLVIWSLAFLFAIPMFYRQVFSKGELFYCLPCHNDPKHLVLQYLLETIAGFLIPFSIILFCSLYIFWKLRSVFENKSKQIILPIVVAFSVFWMPYHIVNLIQVSDALAGEESLNKAFLDVVHTTKSTLTAFAFFSNSINPILYIFAGSSYIQSDGINFIAVMLEKTNS, from the exons ATGAATTTCTCCTCTTCTACCACCCCCTTCCTCTCCCTCCACCCTCCAcctccttcctcctcccctgGCCTCTCTCAAATCCTGAGCACTGTCTGCCTGACCTTGGCATTTATTCTGGGTTTCCCAGGGAACTTGTTTGTGATGTGGACAGTGTTGTGTCGTGTGGATCGGCGCTCCGTCACCTGCCTGCTGGTCTTGAATCTGGCAACAGCGGACGCCCTGGTTCTGCTCAGCACTCCCTTCTTCATACGTTCTGCCACCCGGGGCCAAGGATGGGAGTTTGGGCTGGCCTTCTGCAAGCTGGTTCATTACCTCTGCAGTGTCAACATGTACGCATCTACCTTCCTCATCACCGCCATGAGCCTCGACCGTTTCCTGGCCGTGTCCCGTCCCTTCCTGTCACAGCAGCTGCGCACCAAGAGGGCTCTCCTCAAGACTCTGCTGGTCATCTGGAGCCTGGCATTCCTCTTCGCGATTCCCATGTTCTACCGCCA GGTTTTCTCAAAAGGagaattgttttactgtttaccGTGccacaatgatccaaagcacttGGTTTTGCAATACCTGTTGGAGACCATCGCTGGGTTCCTGATTCCCTTTTCCATTATCCTCTTCTGCTCTTTATACATTTTCTGGAAATTGAGAAGCGTGTTTGAGAACAAAAGCAAACAGATTATCCTTCCCATTGTGGTCGCTTTCTCTGTCTTCTGGATGCCCTACCACATTGTGAACCTCATCCAGGTTTCGGATGCTTTAGCTGGGGAAGAATCACTCAACAAGGCCTTCCTGGATGTGGTGCACACCACCAAATCCACCCTGACGGCCTTTGCCTTCTTTAGCAACAGCATCAACCCCATTCTCTACATCTTTGCCGGGAGCTCTTACATCCAAAGCGACGGAATCAATTTCATCGCTGTCATGTTGGAGAAAACCAATTCCTAA